The following proteins come from a genomic window of Pseudomonas cichorii:
- the putA gene encoding trifunctional transcriptional regulator/proline dehydrogenase/L-glutamate gamma-semialdehyde dehydrogenase, with product MATTTLGVKLDDLTRERLKAAAHSIDRTPHWLIKQAIFNYLEKLESGATLQELNGLGSKDGDESGELPADTSYQSFLEFAESILPQSVLRSAITAAYRRPEPEVVPMLLEQARLPAPMADATHKLAASIAEKLRNQKSASGRAGIVQGLLQEFSLSSQEGVALMCLAEALLRIPDKGTRDALIRDKISNGNWQPHLGNSPSLFVNAATWGLLLTGKLVSTHNETGLSSSLSRIIGKSGEPMIRKGVDMAMRLMGEQFVTGETIGEALANASRFEAKGFRYSYDMLGEAALTEHDAQKYLASYEQAIHSIGKASHGRGIYEGPGISIKLSALHPRYSRAQYERVMEELYPRLLSLTLLAKQYDIGLNIDAEEADRLELSLDLLERLCFEPQLTGWNGIGFVIQAYQKRCPYVIDYVIDLARRSRHRLMIRLVKGAYWDSEIKRAQVEGLEGYPVYTRKVYTDVSYIACARKLLAAPEVIYPQFATHNAHTLAAIYHIAGQNYYPGQYEFQCLHGMGEPLYEQVVGKVADGKLNRPCRVYAPVGTHETLLAYLVRRLLENGANTSFVNRIADQSVSIQELVADPVSSIERMATQEGSFGLPHPRIPLPRDLYGSERPNSSGIDMANEHRLASLSSALLASAHTDWKAAPLLGCPASEGTPLATLNPSDHRDVVGHVQEASLEDVDNAIQSALISGPIWQATPPAERAAILERAADLMENEIQPLMGLLVREAGKTFVNAIAEVREAVDFLRYYAVQARSDFSNDTHRPLGPVVCISPWNFPLAIFSGQVAAALAAGNPVLAKPAEQTPLIAAQAVRLLLEAGIPEGVLQLLPGRGETVGARLVGDERVKGVMFTGSTEVARLLQRNIAGRLDAQGRPIPLIAETGGQNAMIVDSSALTEQVVIDILSSAFDSAGQRCSALRVLCLQEDSADRVIEMLKGAMAENRLGNPEHLSVDIGPVIDAEAKAGIEKHIQGMRDKGRTVYQVAIANSADLKRGTYVMPTLIELESFDELQREIFGPVLHVVRYKRKELDQLIGQINATGYGLTLGVHTRIDETIAKVIDNVNAGNVYVNRNIVGAVVGVQPFGGEGLSGTGPKAGGPLYLYRLLSTRPQDAIEQSFGRGDKLIAPDTRLQEALGKPLQALKTWAASNQQTALDELCSQFAEQSQSGITRLLTGPTGERNSYSILPREHVLCLADDETDLLTQLAAVLAVGSTAIWPETTTSKPLRNRLPKEVQARIKLVADWSKDEVLIDAVLHHGDSDQLRAICEQVAQRCGAIIGVNGLSHGETNVALERLVIERALSVNTAAAGGNASLMTIG from the coding sequence ATGGCCACCACCACTCTGGGCGTCAAGCTTGACGACCTGACCCGCGAGCGATTGAAAGCAGCCGCACACTCCATCGACCGTACGCCGCACTGGTTGATCAAGCAGGCCATCTTCAATTACCTGGAAAAGCTGGAGAGTGGTGCAACCCTGCAAGAACTCAATGGCCTGGGCAGCAAGGACGGCGATGAAAGCGGCGAGTTGCCAGCCGACACGAGCTACCAGAGTTTTCTGGAGTTTGCCGAAAGCATCCTGCCGCAATCGGTTCTGCGCTCCGCCATCACCGCCGCCTACCGCCGCCCCGAGCCGGAAGTGGTCCCCATGCTGCTGGAGCAAGCTCGCCTGCCCGCCCCCATGGCCGACGCCACCCACAAGCTGGCGGCCTCCATCGCCGAAAAACTGCGTAACCAGAAGAGCGCGAGCGGTCGCGCTGGAATCGTTCAAGGGCTGCTGCAAGAGTTCTCGCTCTCTTCCCAGGAAGGCGTGGCATTGATGTGTCTGGCCGAAGCATTGCTGCGCATTCCCGACAAAGGTACTCGCGATGCACTGATCCGCGACAAGATCAGCAACGGCAACTGGCAGCCTCACTTGGGCAATAGCCCTTCGCTGTTCGTCAACGCAGCCACCTGGGGATTGCTGTTGACCGGCAAGCTGGTGTCCACCCACAACGAAACCGGTCTTTCCTCGTCTCTGAGCCGTATCATCGGCAAAAGCGGCGAGCCCATGATCCGCAAGGGAGTGGACATGGCCATGCGCCTGATGGGCGAGCAGTTCGTGACCGGCGAAACCATTGGCGAAGCCCTGGCCAACGCCAGTCGTTTTGAAGCCAAGGGCTTTCGTTACTCCTACGACATGCTGGGTGAAGCGGCCCTGACCGAGCACGACGCACAGAAGTACCTGGCGTCCTACGAACAGGCCATTCACTCCATCGGCAAGGCCTCCCACGGTCGCGGCATTTATGAAGGACCGGGCATTTCCATCAAGCTGTCGGCGCTGCACCCGCGCTACAGCCGCGCCCAATACGAGCGGGTGATGGAAGAACTGTATCCGCGCCTGCTGTCGCTGACCCTGCTGGCCAAGCAATACGATATCGGCCTGAATATCGATGCCGAAGAGGCCGACCGCCTGGAGCTATCGCTGGACCTGCTGGAGCGCCTGTGCTTCGAGCCGCAACTGACCGGCTGGAACGGCATCGGCTTCGTCATTCAGGCGTACCAGAAGCGCTGCCCTTATGTAATCGATTACGTGATCGACCTGGCACGTCGCAGCCGCCATCGCCTGATGATCCGTCTGGTAAAAGGCGCGTACTGGGACAGCGAAATCAAACGCGCTCAGGTCGAAGGCCTGGAAGGCTATCCGGTCTATACCCGCAAGGTTTATACCGACGTTTCCTATATCGCCTGTGCCCGCAAACTGTTGGCCGCGCCGGAAGTCATCTATCCGCAGTTCGCGACCCACAACGCCCATACACTGGCGGCCATTTATCACATTGCCGGTCAGAACTATTACCCCGGCCAGTACGAATTCCAGTGCCTCCACGGCATGGGCGAACCGCTTTACGAGCAGGTGGTGGGCAAGGTTGCCGATGGCAAGCTGAACCGTCCGTGCCGTGTCTATGCGCCGGTCGGTACCCATGAAACGCTGCTGGCGTATCTGGTGCGACGCCTGCTGGAGAACGGTGCCAACACCTCGTTCGTCAACCGCATCGCCGATCAGTCGGTTTCGATCCAGGAACTGGTAGCCGACCCGGTCAGCAGCATCGAGCGCATGGCGACCCAGGAAGGCAGCTTCGGCCTGCCGCACCCGCGCATTCCACTGCCCCGCGACCTGTATGGTTCGGAGCGCCCCAACTCAAGCGGCATCGACATGGCCAACGAACATCGTCTGGCCTCGCTATCGTCGGCCTTGCTGGCGAGCGCCCACACCGACTGGAAAGCCGCGCCACTGCTCGGTTGCCCCGCGAGCGAAGGCACGCCACTGGCGACTCTGAACCCGTCCGACCACAGAGACGTCGTGGGTCATGTGCAGGAAGCCAGCCTGGAAGATGTCGATAACGCCATCCAGAGCGCACTGATTTCCGGCCCGATCTGGCAGGCCACGCCGCCAGCCGAGCGCGCCGCCATTCTTGAGCGCGCCGCAGACCTGATGGAAAACGAGATACAGCCGTTGATGGGCCTGCTGGTCCGCGAAGCAGGCAAGACCTTCGTCAACGCCATTGCCGAAGTTCGCGAAGCCGTGGACTTCCTGCGCTACTACGCCGTGCAGGCCCGCAGCGATTTCAGCAACGATACGCACCGCCCGCTGGGGCCGGTGGTCTGTATCAGCCCATGGAACTTCCCGCTGGCGATTTTCAGTGGTCAGGTTGCAGCAGCATTGGCCGCAGGCAACCCGGTGCTGGCCAAGCCTGCCGAGCAAACCCCGCTGATCGCAGCCCAGGCCGTGCGCCTGCTGCTGGAAGCCGGTATCCCGGAAGGTGTGCTGCAACTGCTGCCCGGACGCGGTGAAACCGTCGGAGCCCGACTGGTGGGCGACGAGCGCGTCAAAGGTGTGATGTTCACCGGCTCCACCGAAGTGGCGCGCCTGCTGCAACGCAACATTGCCGGGCGTCTTGATGCCCAGGGCCGACCGATCCCGCTGATCGCCGAAACCGGTGGCCAGAACGCCATGATCGTCGACTCCTCGGCACTCACCGAACAGGTGGTGATCGACATTCTGTCCTCGGCCTTCGACAGCGCGGGTCAACGCTGCTCGGCACTGCGCGTGCTGTGCCTGCAGGAAGACTCGGCTGATCGCGTGATCGAAATGCTCAAGGGTGCCATGGCCGAAAACCGCCTGGGCAACCCGGAGCATTTGTCCGTGGATATCGGGCCGGTGATCGACGCCGAAGCCAAGGCCGGAATCGAGAAACACATTCAGGGCATGCGCGACAAAGGCCGCACGGTCTATCAGGTGGCAATCGCCAACAGTGCAGACCTCAAGCGCGGTACCTACGTGATGCCGACCCTGATCGAGCTGGAAAGCTTCGACGAACTGCAACGGGAAATCTTCGGACCGGTGCTGCACGTGGTTCGCTACAAGCGCAAGGAACTGGACCAGCTTATCGGCCAGATCAATGCCACCGGTTACGGCTTGACACTGGGCGTACACACGCGCATCGACGAGACGATTGCCAAGGTCATCGATAACGTCAATGCCGGTAACGTCTACGTCAACCGCAACATTGTCGGTGCCGTGGTCGGTGTGCAGCCGTTCGGCGGCGAAGGCCTGTCGGGCACCGGCCCGAAAGCGGGCGGGCCGCTGTACCTGTATCGCCTGCTGTCGACTCGCCCGCAGGACGCCATCGAACAGTCCTTTGGCCGTGGCGACAAACTGATCGCACCCGACACCCGCCTGCAGGAAGCCTTGGGCAAACCGCTGCAAGCCTTGAAAACCTGGGCTGCAAGCAATCAGCAAACCGCACTGGACGAATTGTGCAGCCAGTTTGCCGAGCAATCGCAAAGCGGCATCACGCGCCTGCTGACCGGCCCGACCGGCGAGCGCAACAGCTACAGCATCCTGCCGCGTGAGCATGTGCTGTGTCTGGCCGATGACGAAACCGACCTGCTGACCCAACTGGCCGCCGTCCTGGCCGTTGGCAGTACCGCCATCTGGCCGGAAACCACGACCAGCAAGCCACTGCGCAATCGCCTGCCCAAAGAGGTTCAAGCCCGCATCAAGCTGGTCGCAGACTGGAGCAAGGACGAAGTGCTGATCGACGCCGTTCTGCACCATGGCGATTCGGACCAGTTGCGCGCCATTTGCGAGCAGGTAGCCCAGCGCTGCGGCGCGATCATCGGCGTCAACGGCCTGTCACACGGCGAAACCAACGTCGCTCTGGAACGCCTGGTGATCGAGCGCGCCTTGAGCGTGAACACCGCAGCGGCGGGAGGGAATGCGAGCCTGATGACGATAGGTTGA
- a CDS encoding winged helix-turn-helix domain-containing protein, which yields MDVSKTKSSFYRRLYVAYLIDSQLASTVPELTEVTGMPRRTAQDTIAALADLDIQCEFEQQEGARNHAGHYRIRDWGAIEKAWITRNLASIKAVLGYP from the coding sequence ATGGATGTCAGCAAGACCAAAAGCAGCTTTTATCGTCGTCTGTACGTGGCGTACCTGATCGACAGCCAGCTTGCCAGCACGGTGCCCGAATTGACGGAAGTCACCGGCATGCCGCGTCGCACGGCACAGGACACTATCGCGGCGCTGGCCGACCTGGATATCCAGTGCGAATTCGAACAACAGGAAGGGGCCCGCAATCATGCCGGGCATTACCGGATTCGGGACTGGGGCGCGATCGAGAAAGCGTGGATAACCCGCAATCTGGCCAGCATCAAGGCCGTACTGGGTTATCCCTGA
- the putP gene encoding sodium/proline symporter PutP: MSFNNPILITFVIYIAAMVLIGLMAYRSTNNLSDYILGGRSLGSVVTALSAGASDMSGWLLMGLPGAIYMSGLSEAWIAIGLIAGAYLNWLFVAGRLRVQTEHNGDALTLPDYFSSRFEDNSGVLRIISAIVILVFFTIYCASGIVAGARLFESTFGMSYATSLWAGAAATIVYTFVGGFLAVSWTDTVQATLMIFALILTPIIALLATGGIDTTFLAIEAQNPASFDMFKNTTFIGIVSLLAWGLGYFGQPHILARFMAADSVKSIASARRISMTWMILCLAGAVAVGFFGIAYFAANPDVAGPVTENPERVFIELAKLLFNPWIAGVLLSAILAAVMSTLSCQLLVCSSALTEDFYKAYLRKNASQIELVWVGRAMVLLVAVIAILLAANPENRVLGLVSYAWAGFGAAFGPVVLISVMWKGMTRNGALAGVVVGAVTVVLWKQFSAIGLYEIVPGFIFASLAIVLFSLIGKGPSTSMQERFIAAEKEFKAAR, from the coding sequence ATGAGCTTCAACAACCCTATCCTGATCACCTTCGTGATCTACATCGCTGCGATGGTGCTGATCGGCCTCATGGCCTATCGCTCCACCAATAACCTTTCCGATTACATTCTTGGCGGGCGTAGCCTCGGCAGCGTGGTAACCGCCCTCTCGGCGGGTGCTTCGGACATGAGCGGCTGGCTGCTGATGGGCTTGCCCGGTGCCATCTACATGTCTGGCCTGTCGGAAGCCTGGATCGCTATCGGTCTGATCGCGGGTGCCTACCTGAACTGGCTGTTCGTGGCCGGTCGTCTGCGTGTGCAGACCGAGCACAACGGTGATGCGCTGACCCTTCCGGATTACTTCAGCAGCCGTTTTGAAGACAACAGCGGCGTGCTGCGTATCATCTCGGCCATCGTGATTCTGGTGTTCTTCACCATCTATTGCGCTTCGGGCATCGTGGCGGGCGCGCGTCTGTTCGAGAGCACCTTCGGCATGTCCTATGCAACGTCCTTGTGGGCGGGCGCTGCGGCAACCATCGTCTACACCTTCGTGGGTGGCTTCCTGGCGGTGAGCTGGACAGATACCGTCCAGGCCACGCTGATGATCTTCGCGCTGATTCTCACGCCGATCATCGCGCTGCTGGCGACCGGTGGCATCGACACCACCTTCCTGGCCATCGAAGCCCAGAACCCGGCCAGTTTCGACATGTTCAAGAACACTACCTTTATCGGCATTGTCTCGCTGCTGGCCTGGGGGCTGGGCTATTTCGGGCAGCCACATATCCTGGCCCGCTTCATGGCGGCGGATTCGGTCAAGTCGATTGCCAGTGCCCGTCGTATCTCCATGACCTGGATGATCTTGTGTCTGGCCGGTGCGGTTGCGGTGGGTTTCTTCGGTATCGCTTACTTCGCGGCAAACCCTGATGTGGCCGGTCCCGTGACCGAGAACCCGGAGCGGGTGTTCATCGAGCTGGCGAAGCTGCTGTTCAACCCCTGGATTGCCGGTGTGTTGCTGTCTGCTATTCTCGCGGCGGTGATGAGCACCTTGAGCTGCCAGTTGCTGGTGTGTTCCAGCGCCCTGACCGAAGACTTCTACAAGGCGTATCTGCGCAAGAACGCCTCGCAAATTGAGCTGGTCTGGGTTGGCCGGGCCATGGTGCTGCTGGTGGCGGTGATTGCCATCCTGCTGGCCGCCAACCCTGAAAACCGCGTATTGGGGCTGGTGAGTTACGCCTGGGCCGGTTTCGGTGCGGCGTTCGGCCCGGTGGTGCTGATTTCGGTGATGTGGAAAGGCATGACCCGCAATGGCGCGCTGGCTGGCGTGGTCGTCGGTGCAGTAACCGTGGTGCTCTGGAAACAGTTCAGCGCTATCGGCCTGTACGAAATCGTGCCGGGCTTTATCTTCGCCAGCCTCGCGATTGTGCTCTTCAGCCTGATTGGCAAAGGCCCGTCGACTTCGATGCAAGAGCGTTTCATCGCTGCCGAGAAAGAGTTCAAGGCTGCCCGTTGA
- a CDS encoding acyl-CoA dehydrogenase has translation MSETLLSSRNLAFELYEVLDAEALTRRERFAEHSRETFDAAIGTARTIAEKYFAPHNRKADENEPRYEHGEAVLIPEVKPAVDAFLEAGFLNAARDFEEGGMQLPTLLSQACFAHFQAANAGTTAYPFLSMGVANLIESFGSNEQKQRFLQPIIEGRFFGTMALTEPHAGSSLSDIRTRAEPAADGSYRLRGNKIFISGGDHSLSENIVHMVLAKLPDAPAGVKGISLFIVPKFLVNEDGTNGPRNDVILAGLFHKMGWRGTTSTALNFGDNGQCVGYLVGKPHQGLSYMFQMMNEARIGVGMGAIMLGYAGYLYSLDYARERPQGRLPDNRNPESPPVPIIQHADVRRMLLTQKAYVEGAFDLGLYSARLFDDTQTGETEELKRQAHELLDLLTPIVKSWPSEFCLKANELAIQILGGHGYIREYPVEQYYRDNRLNPIHEGTHGIQSLDLLGRKLAQNNGAGLKQLIRLIADTTKRASAHESLDALRQPLEQLVTRLQTVTVGLLTDLAQGKVSTTLANSALYLKVFGHTVIGWRWLEQAIRATEGLSRNNSTDADFYQGKLQAARYFLTWEVPGCNHELTLLENRDDACLSMQADWF, from the coding sequence ATGTCCGAGACGCTGCTCAGTTCCCGCAATCTGGCTTTCGAGCTGTATGAAGTGCTGGATGCCGAAGCGCTGACCCGGCGTGAGCGCTTTGCCGAGCACAGTCGCGAGACGTTCGATGCCGCCATCGGCACGGCTCGTACGATTGCCGAGAAGTACTTCGCCCCGCACAACCGCAAGGCCGATGAAAACGAGCCACGCTACGAGCATGGCGAGGCGGTGCTGATCCCCGAGGTCAAACCTGCAGTAGATGCGTTTCTGGAAGCTGGTTTCCTCAATGCGGCGCGGGACTTCGAGGAAGGCGGCATGCAGTTGCCGACCCTGCTGTCCCAAGCCTGCTTTGCTCACTTCCAGGCTGCGAATGCGGGCACCACGGCTTACCCGTTCCTGAGCATGGGCGTGGCGAACCTCATCGAAAGCTTTGGCAGCAACGAGCAAAAGCAGCGTTTCCTGCAACCGATCATCGAAGGCCGTTTTTTCGGCACCATGGCGTTGACCGAACCTCATGCCGGCTCGTCGCTGTCGGATATCCGCACCCGCGCCGAGCCCGCTGCGGATGGCAGCTATCGCTTGCGCGGCAACAAGATTTTCATTTCCGGTGGTGATCACTCACTGTCGGAGAACATCGTGCATATGGTGCTGGCCAAGTTGCCGGACGCACCTGCCGGTGTGAAAGGTATTTCGCTGTTTATCGTGCCCAAGTTTCTGGTCAATGAAGACGGCACAAACGGCCCACGCAATGACGTGATTCTGGCCGGGCTGTTTCACAAGATGGGCTGGCGCGGCACCACCTCGACAGCGCTGAACTTCGGCGATAACGGGCAATGTGTGGGCTATCTGGTGGGCAAACCCCATCAGGGCCTGAGCTACATGTTCCAGATGATGAACGAAGCGCGGATTGGCGTGGGCATGGGTGCAATCATGCTGGGTTATGCAGGTTATCTGTATTCTCTGGACTACGCCCGTGAACGTCCGCAAGGACGACTGCCGGATAACCGAAACCCGGAAAGCCCGCCCGTCCCTATCATTCAGCACGCCGATGTCAGGCGCATGTTGTTGACGCAAAAAGCCTACGTGGAGGGCGCCTTCGACCTCGGCCTGTACAGCGCTCGCCTGTTTGACGATACCCAAACCGGCGAAACCGAAGAACTGAAGCGCCAGGCCCACGAACTGCTCGATCTGTTGACACCCATCGTCAAGTCCTGGCCTTCGGAGTTCTGTCTGAAAGCCAACGAACTGGCGATCCAGATTCTGGGCGGCCATGGCTATATCCGCGAATATCCGGTGGAGCAGTATTACCGCGACAACCGCCTGAACCCGATCCACGAAGGCACCCACGGCATTCAGTCGCTGGACTTGCTGGGGCGCAAGCTGGCACAAAATAATGGCGCAGGGCTCAAGCAGTTGATCCGCCTGATTGCCGACACCACAAAGCGGGCCAGCGCCCACGAAAGCCTTGATGCCTTGCGCCAACCACTGGAGCAACTGGTGACGCGTCTGCAAACCGTGACCGTTGGCCTGCTGACCGATCTGGCACAGGGCAAGGTCAGTACCACGCTCGCCAATTCGGCGCTCTATCTGAAGGTTTTCGGACATACCGTCATCGGCTGGCGCTGGCTGGAACAGGCCATTCGCGCCACAGAGGGACTGTCTCGAAATAACTCGACCGATGCCGATTTCTATCAAGGCAAGTTGCAAGCAGCCCGGTACTTCCTGACCTGGGAAGTACCGGGCTGCAATCATGAACTGACGTTGCTGGAA
- a CDS encoding M48 metallopeptidase family protein, which translates to MTASAPIPLKYLQAYPASLQDQVRQLIAQDKLGDYLQQRYPERHQIQSDKALYAYALALKQEHLRNAPPVDKVLFDNRLDLTHRALGLHTTVSRVQGGKLKAKKEIRVAALFKEAAPQFLRMIVVHELAHFKESDHNKAFYQLCEHMQPGYHQLEFDLRVYLTYRDLQAGARSTT; encoded by the coding sequence ATGACTGCTTCAGCTCCTATACCGCTCAAATACCTGCAAGCCTATCCTGCTTCCCTTCAGGATCAGGTGCGGCAACTGATTGCTCAGGACAAGCTGGGCGACTATCTGCAACAGCGTTATCCGGAGCGTCATCAGATCCAGAGTGACAAGGCGCTGTACGCCTATGCCCTGGCCTTGAAGCAGGAGCACCTGCGCAATGCGCCGCCTGTGGACAAAGTGCTGTTCGACAATCGTCTCGACCTGACTCATCGCGCACTGGGCCTGCACACCACGGTTTCGCGAGTGCAGGGTGGCAAGCTCAAGGCCAAGAAAGAAATCCGCGTTGCTGCGCTGTTCAAGGAAGCAGCACCGCAGTTTCTGCGCATGATCGTGGTGCATGAACTGGCGCATTTCAAAGAGTCGGATCACAACAAGGCGTTCTACCAGTTGTGTGAACACATGCAGCCAGGCTATCACCAGCTTGAGTTCGATCTGCGGGTCTACCTGACGTATCGCGACCTGCAGGCTGGCGCCCGGTCGACCACCTGA
- a CDS encoding two-component system response regulator — protein sequence MECVQSKPNDGSSVLLVVDDYPENLVTMCAVLQRTDWHIVTASSGVEALTVLLEQEVDLVLLDVQMPDMDGFEVARLMRGSQRTSLTPIIFLTANEQSPASVHKGYASGAIDYLFKPFDPNVLKPKVQALLEQQRNRRALQRLTQELESARAFNASVLANMAEGIVVVDETGIISFANPAICHLLDTPDEQLRGTSVLDYVLEPKVQSWLESDFYKHYRNADTYRVHDAVLRTAGGGQLPVALSCASLPCEQKAMVLTVLDMSLERNLYQQLEQQAVTDALTGLLNRRGFYQAVEGMLLRNEHAEQYLVVLYLDLDGFKQINDSLGHDAGDQVLLWVATQLKDCLRPYDVLARMGGDEFTVVIDGFDYPEQAAKVAEKLIERVSMKRQVDGVDISLGVSIGIATYPECGSNLDGLLRAADIAMYEAKRAGRQQYRFYDQNMNGRARSRLMLEDSVRNAIEGKNFSVVYQPQVHVADGRLRGFEALLRWQHASVGEVPPALFIPLLEETRLINRLGSWIFDQGAEQRQALGRVFASDLVVSVSVSPTQFCMPNLAAELRRAMDRFELQLGQLEVEITEASLVNNLSHSHKQLQQLREIGVRVALDDFGVGECSLSHLRNLQLDTLKLDRHFIAGLLDSPRDAVFARSIIDLCRNLDILVIAEGVETLQQYEWLANNGCQVIQGFLVAYPLDAEDARSFPARFDWSRLRG from the coding sequence ATGGAATGCGTGCAATCCAAGCCCAATGATGGCTCTTCGGTTCTTCTGGTTGTTGATGACTACCCTGAGAATCTGGTGACGATGTGCGCGGTCCTTCAGCGAACGGACTGGCACATCGTCACAGCCAGCTCCGGTGTAGAAGCGTTGACGGTGCTTCTGGAGCAGGAAGTGGATCTGGTCCTGCTCGATGTCCAGATGCCCGACATGGATGGATTTGAAGTCGCACGCCTGATGCGCGGCAGTCAGCGCACAAGCCTGACACCGATCATTTTTCTGACCGCCAACGAGCAGAGCCCGGCTTCAGTACACAAGGGCTATGCAAGCGGGGCCATCGATTATCTGTTCAAGCCCTTCGACCCGAATGTGCTCAAGCCCAAGGTTCAGGCCTTGCTGGAGCAGCAGCGCAATCGTCGTGCCTTGCAGAGGCTCACCCAGGAACTGGAAAGCGCCAGGGCCTTCAATGCTTCTGTATTGGCCAATATGGCGGAAGGTATTGTGGTGGTGGATGAAACCGGCATTATCAGTTTCGCCAACCCGGCTATCTGCCACTTGCTCGATACGCCGGACGAACAGTTGCGCGGTACAAGCGTGCTCGATTATGTGCTGGAGCCCAAGGTCCAGAGCTGGCTTGAGTCGGATTTCTACAAGCACTATCGCAATGCCGACACTTACCGCGTGCATGATGCCGTTTTGCGTACGGCTGGGGGCGGGCAATTGCCGGTGGCCTTGTCCTGCGCGTCACTGCCTTGCGAGCAGAAGGCGATGGTGCTGACCGTTCTCGATATGTCGCTGGAGCGCAATCTGTATCAGCAGCTTGAACAGCAGGCGGTGACCGATGCCTTGACGGGGCTGCTCAATCGACGCGGCTTCTATCAGGCTGTCGAGGGCATGCTGCTGCGCAACGAGCATGCGGAGCAGTATCTGGTCGTGCTGTATCTGGACCTGGACGGCTTCAAGCAGATCAATGACTCGCTGGGCCATGATGCCGGCGATCAGGTTTTGTTGTGGGTGGCCACGCAGCTCAAGGATTGCCTGCGCCCCTACGATGTTCTGGCGCGCATGGGCGGTGACGAATTTACTGTAGTGATCGACGGCTTCGACTATCCCGAGCAGGCCGCCAAGGTGGCTGAAAAGCTTATCGAGCGGGTATCGATGAAACGTCAGGTCGACGGCGTGGACATTTCTCTGGGCGTCAGCATCGGGATTGCGACTTACCCCGAGTGCGGCTCCAACCTCGATGGCCTGCTGCGGGCGGCGGACATTGCCATGTACGAAGCCAAGCGGGCAGGGCGCCAGCAATATCGTTTCTATGACCAGAACATGAACGGTCGTGCACGTTCGCGTCTGATGCTCGAAGACAGCGTGCGCAATGCTATCGAAGGCAAGAATTTCTCGGTGGTCTATCAGCCTCAGGTGCATGTTGCGGATGGTCGCCTGCGGGGGTTTGAAGCCTTGTTGCGCTGGCAGCACGCCAGTGTCGGGGAAGTGCCGCCAGCCTTGTTCATTCCCTTGCTCGAGGAAACGCGGCTTATCAACCGGCTTGGCAGCTGGATCTTCGATCAGGGAGCCGAACAACGTCAGGCATTGGGTCGGGTCTTTGCTTCCGATCTGGTGGTGAGTGTCAGTGTCAGCCCGACGCAATTCTGCATGCCCAACCTGGCCGCAGAGCTTCGTCGGGCGATGGATCGTTTCGAGTTGCAGCTTGGCCAGCTGGAAGTCGAGATTACCGAAGCCTCACTGGTGAATAACCTGAGCCACAGTCACAAGCAGTTGCAGCAACTGCGCGAGATCGGTGTGCGCGTGGCGCTGGATGATTTCGGTGTGGGTGAGTGCTCCCTGTCGCACCTGCGCAACCTTCAACTCGATACCCTGAAGCTCGATAGACACTTCATTGCCGGTCTGCTCGACTCGCCTCGCGATGCGGTCTTTGCGCGCAGCATCATTGATCTGTGCCGCAACCTCGACATTCTGGTCATCGCCGAAGGCGTCGAGACTTTGCAGCAATATGAGTGGCTGGCCAACAATGGCTGTCAGGTCATCCAGGGGTTTCTGGTGGCTTATCCGCTGGATGCCGAAGATGCCCGCTCCTTCCCTGCACGTTTTGACTGGTCGAGGCTGCGTGGCTGA
- a CDS encoding polysaccharide lyase family 7 protein: protein MIDLGSWNLSIPVGSPPKTVETSQLRQGYDGKYFESHSGYIFFWSPVTGSRTENAKYPRSELRETWSDGTLHNWLYPDADNFLNATLEVNQVPSSGKIVIGQIHAYDSTEPMLKVEYQYKKKTQTGNIVVKVRKRFDDDESKVIKIVEGVPLNEKFKYIIHLSPGGELSVSAKDVNWSTSISSSWKTKPLYFKAGVYTQDNSGYSNEGGKATFYNLDIDHNKI from the coding sequence ATGATAGATCTAGGATCGTGGAATCTCAGTATCCCGGTAGGCTCACCCCCCAAAACCGTAGAAACCTCACAGTTGCGTCAAGGCTATGACGGTAAGTACTTCGAGTCCCATTCGGGGTACATTTTTTTCTGGTCGCCCGTCACCGGCTCACGCACCGAAAACGCCAAATACCCACGCAGCGAACTACGAGAGACGTGGTCCGACGGCACGCTGCATAACTGGTTGTACCCCGATGCAGACAACTTTCTGAATGCGACTCTTGAAGTCAATCAGGTGCCCTCATCGGGCAAGATCGTCATCGGCCAGATCCACGCCTACGACAGCACCGAGCCGATGCTCAAGGTCGAGTATCAGTACAAGAAGAAGACCCAGACCGGAAATATCGTGGTGAAAGTTCGCAAACGCTTCGATGATGACGAAAGCAAAGTCATCAAGATTGTCGAAGGCGTGCCACTCAACGAGAAGTTCAAATACATCATCCACCTGAGTCCCGGTGGAGAATTGAGCGTCAGCGCCAAAGACGTGAACTGGAGCACATCCATCAGTTCTTCCTGGAAAACAAAACCGCTCTATTTCAAGGCTGGCGTATATACCCAGGACAACTCCGGCTACAGCAATGAAGGCGGTAAAGCCACGTTCTATAACCTGGATATCGATCACAACAAAATCTGA